One part of the Humulus lupulus chromosome 9, drHumLupu1.1, whole genome shotgun sequence genome encodes these proteins:
- the LOC133801619 gene encoding glutamate receptor 2.9-like gives MVFGFIFPTLGDMFQLVLFSCLLVNYSYGETQVSNTKKIMKVGAIIDTNSRIGKQQRAAMEIAAQNFNNSSTNRKLSLYFKDSRRESSASSAKQMIEEDKVEVIVGMETWHEAALVGKVGNETQVPVISLAGPTIKPPLMQLRWPFLITMADDASTEINCIVDLVKAYNWQKVIVIYEEDEYGGGEYGAVALLNEALRNIGSEIEYRLFLPPYSSLSDPKMFVQEKLKKLSFSQSRAFIVLRSSLPMVTHLFGEAKKEKLLETDSAWIITESVTSLLDSVDSTVISSMKGIIGIKTYYSKSTISYKAFHSKFQQTFSENNPQEGNLNPGYKALQAYDSIQVITQAMEKMASNFSGKLLMENMSSANFDGLSGQISFTEGKFQHNPIFRIVNVVDNGGKELDFWQPNFGFSKCLVIEEDKLENRLAEVCKSSQGLSGSVVWPGNLVHRTPHGWAMPTCDKPLQIVVPIHTQFKKFVTVNESNKNSKDGYDGFSIQILKNVTSHLKSNYNLSLEYKFVALDVSAHDELIEAVYNKKYDAIAADVTILAKRMKSVDFTQPYAESGLSMVVPKPKESASMFIKPFTWDMWMASGAIFVYTMFIVWFLEHPTNPEFRGTLKNQLGTSISFTVSSLFFAQKEKVYSNITRVVVTMWLLAVFILTASYTASLSSILTIRQLKPDIDIEWLQKNNKTVGCGDVFVCEYVKNVLGFKQEKIESKISDEDDYLKHFKENSIAAAFLEVPYEKVFLNKYCKGYTTTPSNYRFGGLAFAFQKGSPIARIVSKAILELIENGSIGQLERKTLTPLEECSSTSSTNKETDQSLSTKSFWGIYLMSGATSTICFLLALIRRLKNSQPHHNPNKLVMTHKV, from the exons ATGGTTTTTGGCTTCATTTTTCCAACACTTGGTGACATGTTTCAGTTAGTACTATTTTCCTGTCTTCTTGTTAATTACTCCTATGGAGAAACACAAGTTTCCAACACCAAAAAGATTATGAAAGTTGGAGCAATCATTGATACTAATTCTCGTATTGGAAAACAACAAAGAGCAGCCATGGAAATTGCAGCTCAGAACTTCAACAACAGCTCGACGAATCGAAAGCTTTCGCTTTATTTCAAGGACTCCAGAAGAGAAAGTTCAGCTTCTTCTG CTAAACAAATGATTGAAGAAGATAAAGTAGAAGTGATTGTTGGCATGGAGACATGGCATGAAGCAGCTTTAGTAGGAAAAGTAGGAAATGAAACTCAAGTTCCAGTGATTTCATTAGCAGGACCAACCATAAAACCTCCATTAATGCAGCTTCGATGGCCTTTTTTGATAACAATGGCAGATGATGCTTCTACTGAGATTAACTGTATAGTTGATCTTGTAAAGGCCTACAACTGGCAGAAGGTTATAGTAATTTATGAAGAGGATGAATATGGTGGTGGTGAGTATGGAGCTGTTGCTCTTCTGAATGAGGCTCTTCGAAACATTGGTTCGGAGATCGAATACCGTTTGTTTCTTCCTCCCTATTCATCTCTTTCTGATCCAAAAATGTTTGTCCAAGAAAAGCTTAAGAAGCTTTCGTTTTCACAATCACGAGCTTTCATTGTTCTTCGTTCTTCTTTGCCTATGGTGACTCATTTGTTTGGAGAGGCCAAGAAAGAGAAGCTTTTAGAGACAGACTCAGCTTGGATTATCACAGAGAGTGTTACAAGTTTGCTGGACTCTGTTGATAGCACTGTTATTTCCTCCATGAAAGGAATTATAGGTATCAAAACTTACTACTCCAAAAGTACTATTTCTTATAAAGCTTTTCACTCGAAATTCCAGCAAACTTTCTCAGAGAATAATCCACAAGAAGGTAATTTGAACCCGGGATATAAAGCTTTACAAGCATATGATAGTATTCAAGTCATTACTCAAGCCATGGAGAAAATGGCCAGCAACTTCAGTGGAAAATTGTTAATGGAAAACATGTCTTCAGCTAACTTCGATGGTTTAAGTGGCCAAATAAGTTTCACAGAAGGGAAGTTTCAGCATAATCCAATATTTAGAATAGTAAATGTGGTTGATAATGGTGGCAAAGAACTAGACTTTTGGCAGCCAAATTTCGGTTTCTCAAAATGCCTTGTCATAGAAGAAGATAAGTTAGAGAATAGGCTAGCTGAAGTTTGTAAAAGTTCTCAAGGCTTATCTGGTTCGGTGGTTTGGCCTGGAAACTTGGTGCATAGAACTCCACATGGCTGGGCAATGCCTACATGTGATAAGCCATTGCAAATTGTGGTTCCTATTCATACCCAATTCAAGAAGTTTGTAACAGTTAATGAGTCCAATAAGAACTCAAAGGACGGGTATGATGGTTTCAGCATACAAATATTAAAAAATGTGACTTCCCATTTGAAATCAAACTATAACCTGAGCCTCGAATACAAATTTGTAGCATTAGATGTTAGTGCACATGATGAGCTGATTGAAGCTGTCTATAACAAG AAATACGATGCAATCGCAGCTGATGTAACCATTCTCGCGAAGCGAATGAAGTCTGTCGATTTCACTCAACCATATGCAGAATCAGGACTTTCAATGGTAGTTCCAAAGCCTAAAGAGTCAGCTTCGATGTTCATCAAGCCATTCACATGGGATATGTGGATGGCATCCGGCGCCATCTTTGTTTACACCATGTTCATTGTTTGGTTCTTGGAGCACCCAACAAATCCAGAATTTAGAGGCACACTAAAAAACCAACTTGGGACCTCAATATCATTCACAGTCTCCTCTCTCTTTTTTGCTCAAA AGGAAAAAGTTTACAGCAACATAACTAGAGTGGTTGTCACAATGTGGCTTCTTGCTGTGTTTATCCTAACTGCTAGCTACACTGCCAGCCTATCTTCAATCCTCACCATAAGACAACTTAAACCAGATATAGATATTGAGTGGCTACAAAAAAACAACAAGACAGTTGGTTGTGGTGATGTGTTTGTATGTGAATACGTGAAGAATGTGCTTGGTTTCAAACAAGAGAAGATTGAATCCAAAATTAGCGACGAAGATGATTACTTAAAGCACTTTAAAGAGAATAGCATAGCTGCTGCATTTCTTGAAGTTCCATATGAGAAAGTTTTCCTTAACAAGTATTGCAAAGGATACACAACCACACCAAGCAACTACAGATTCGGAGGATTGGCCTTT GCATTTCAGAAAGGCTCTCCTATAGCTAGAATTGTTTCGAAAGCCATTCTAGAGCTAATCGAAAATGGAAGTATAGGACAGTTGGAAAGAAAGACACTTACTCCTTTAGAAGAATGTTCTTCAACTAGCTCAACAAACAAAGAAACTGATCAAAGTTTGAGCACCAAGAGCTTCTGGGGTATCTATCTTATGTCTGGTGCAACTTCCACAATCTGTTTTCTACTAGCTCTAATTCGCCGGCTTAAGAATTCTCAACCTCATCACAATCCTAACAAGCTGGTGATGACACATAAAGTTTAG
- the LOC133801620 gene encoding glutamate receptor 2.7-like, with translation MKAPMPFSFASLTKVPTIPSIFHVLLFFLLITAHYGTQAEHEEKITNVGIIIDLHSRIGKEQQAAMDIAAQNFNHSSNNHKLSLHFQDSTKEPLRAASSAKNMIEENKLEVIIGMESWEEAVMVGKVGNQSQVPVISLVAPSITPPLMQLRWPFLISMANNASGEIKYIADLVCAYHWRKVVVIYEDDEYGSDLGSLTLLNEALQNVSSEIEYRLVLPPYSTLSEPKGVILDELLKLLSVQSRTFIILRSSLPMVTHLFREAKKIGLLERDSAWIMTESVTNLLDYANNSVISSMKGALGIKTNYSKDTSSYKKFLAQFQRSFHGENPNESSNLNPGIYALRAYDSIQAITQALKRVASNTSPKLSKESILSTSFEGLSGTVSFKENMLLPDQKLRIVNVVDIEDQETSQKKGIYKELDCWRSNNGFSNCLSTEKKENRIADPCQGSVVWPGNLVKRYPKGWSMPTITKPLRIGVPGDTQFKKFVTVDQSKMYLNEAYDGFCIRIFRMALQHLNYDLPYQFEAFTGSYDQLIDAVYNKTYDAVVGDMTILYERSKKVEFTQPFAESGLSMIIPINSKQSTWMFMKPFTWEMWVITVAILVYTMVIVWFLEHPTNPEFTGSVKDQIGTAFWFTFSSLFFAQRERVHSNITRVAVMMWFFVVFILTASYTASLSSILTVRQLEQDIDIEWLRKTNQTVGCDGASFVRNYLENVLELSPNQTKTVPEEDDYLDWFKEKKISAAFLELPYEKVFINKYCNKYTTSLSTYRFGGLGFVFQKGSPLTKDLSEAILKLSENGNITTLQKQCLTPSDACPSTSLETERLSLNSFWGIYLTSGVTSTICLLISLVRLQRNYRRHQQSNGDSQSIKAKALGLAKYFYNGEHVYSPGTASATTTNVSNHDMPDLTVDSSSSWEFASTSDASAHHDTSSPATIEITTL, from the exons ATGAAAGCTCCAATGCCTTTTTCCTTTGCTTCCCTTACCAAAGTTCCAACTATTCCTTCCATCTTTCACGTACTacttttctttcttcttattaCAGCTCATTATGGAACTCAAGCTGAACATGAAGAAAAGATCACCAACGTTGGAATTATTATTGATCTTCATTCTCGAATTGGGAAAGAGCAGCAAGCTGCCATGGATATTGCAGCTCAAAACTTCAACCACAGTTCAAACAACCACAAGCTGTCACTTCATTTTCAGGACTCAACAAAGGAACCCCTCAGAGCAGCTTCTTCTG CTAAGAACATGATTGAAGAAAACAAATTAGAAGTGATCATAGGAATGGAGAGCTGGGAAGAAGCTGTTATGGTAGGAAAAGTAGGAAACCAAAGCCAAGTTCCTGTTATTTCATTAGTAGCACCAAGCATAACACCCCCATTAATGCAGCTTCGATGGCCTTTTTTGATATCAATGGCTAATAATGCTTCTGGTGAGATTAAGTACATTGCAGATCTTGTTTGTGCCTATCACTGGAGAAAGGTTGTTGTGATTTATGAAGATGATGAATATGGCAGTGATTTGGGATCCTTAACTCTTCTAAATGAGGCTCTTCAAAACGTTAGTTCTGAAATCGAATACCGCTTAGTTCTACCACCTTATTCAACTCTCTCTGAACCAAAAGGGGTTATCTTAGATGAGCTATTGAAGCTTTTGAGTGTGCAATCTCGGACTTTTATCATTCTTAGATCTTCTTTGCCTATGGTAACTCATTTATTTAGAGAAGCTAAGAAGATAGGACTTTTAGAGAGAGACTCGGCTTGGATTATGACTGAGAGTGTTACTAATTTGCTGGACTATGCCAACAACTCTGTCATTTCCTCCATGAAAGGAGCTTTAGGAATCAAGACTAACTACTCAAAAGACACTAGTTCTTACAAAAAATTTCTTGCCCAATTCCAGAGGAGTTTCCATGGAGAAAACCCAAATGAAAGTAGTAATTTGAACCCGGGAATTTATGCTCTACGAGCATATGACAGCATTCAAGCTATTACACAAGCCTTAAAGAGAGTAGCTAGCAATACTAGTCCAAAATTGTCAAAGGAAAGCATATTATCTACCTCTTTTGAAGGTTTAAGTGGCACTGTAAGTTTTAAAGAAAACATGCTATTGCCTGATCAAAAATTAAGGATTGTAAATGTGGTTGATATTGAAGACCAAGAAACATCTCAGAAAAAAGGAATATACAAAGAACTTGACTGTTGGAGGTCAAATAATGGATTCTCAAACTGCCTTTCCACAGAAAAAAAGGAGAACAGAATAGCTGATCCTTGTCAAGGTTCAGTAGTTTGGCCTGGTAACTTAGTGAAAAGATATCCAAAAGGCTGGTCAATGCCTACTATTACAAAACCATTGAGGATTGGAGTTCCTGGTGATACCCAATTTAAAAAGTTTGTGACTGTTGATCAATCCAAGATGTACTTAAATGAGGCCTATGATGGTTTCTGTATACGAATTTTCAGAATGGCGCTGCAGCACTTGAATTATGATCTGCCATATCAATTTGAAGCCTTCACAGGTTCATATGACCAACTTATTGATGCTGTCTATAACAAG ACCTATGATGCTGTGGTGGGTGACATGACCATTCTATACGAACGATCAAAGAAGGTGGAGTTCACTCAACCATTTGCAGAATCAGGTCTTTCAATGATAATTCCAATAAATTCAAAACAATCAACATGGATGTTCATGAAGCCTTTCACTTGGGAAATGTGGGTGATTACTGTTGCCATCTTGGTTTACACCATGGTTATAGTATGGTTCTTGGAGCATCCAACAAATCCGGAATTTACTGGCTCGGTGAAAGATCAGATAGGCACTGCCTTTTGGTTcactttctcttctctcttctttgCTCAAA GGGAAAGAGTTCATAGCAACATCACTAGAGTTGCTGTCATGATGTGGTTTTTTGTGGTTTTCATCCTAACTGCAAGCTACACCGCAAGTCTTTCTTCAATTCTGACTGTGAGACAACTTGAACAAGATATAGATATTGAGTGGCTAAGAAAAACCAACCAGACAGTTGGTTGTGATGGTGCTTCATTCGTAAGAAATTACCTGGAAAATGTGCTTGAACTCAGTCCAAATCAAACCAAAACTGTTCCGGAGGAAGATGATTACTTGGATtggtttaaagaaaaaaaaatatctgCTGCCTTCCTTGAACTTCCGTACGAGAAAGTTTTTATCAACAAGTACTGCAATAAATATACCACCTCCTTGAGCACTTACAGATTTGGAGGTCTCGGCTTT GTATTTCAAAAGGGGTCTCCACTAACCAAAGATTTATCAGAAGCCATTCTAAAGCTATCAGAAAATGGAAACATAACAACACTACAGAAACAATGCCTTACTCCTTCTGATGCGTGTCCATCAACATCTTTAGAAACCGAAAGGCTGAGTCTCAATAGCTTCTGGGGTATCTACCTTACATCTGGTGTCACTTCAACCATTTGTTTACTCATCTCCTTAGTTCGCCTCCAGAGGAATTACCGGCGCCATCAACAATCAAACGGTGACAGTCAAAGTATAAAAGCAAAAGCTCTTGGATTGGCAAAATACTTTTATAATGGCGAACACGTATACAGTCCAGGAACagcttctgctactactactaatgTTTCTAATCATGACATGCCTGATCTGACTGTAGACAGTTCTTCAAGCTGGGAGTTTGCGAGCACATCTGATGCTTCAGCTCATCATGACACTTCTTCCCCTGCAACAATTGAAATCACAACTTTGTAA